The Cetobacterium sp. 8H DNA window AGTTATACTTTATAATATAGTCTTTCATTCCTGTTATATATCTCTTTGGATCTCCCATTCTTAAATAGATATAGTTCCCTTCATCTTTTGCTGAAGTTTGAACATTTGTTTTTAGATTTGAGATTTTAATCTCTCTTCCATTAAACTGTTCTGGTAAAATTCTATAAATTCCTCTTCTTGGCTCTAAAAAATTTACCTCTATATTCTCATCCACAGAGTATATATTTTTATTGTTTATGTTTATATCTACCTTGTAGTTATCAATTATATATCCACTGTCTCCAAATACGAGACTAACTACAAGAAAAAATAAACTAAAACTCCACTTTAACATTTTGTTTCTCCGCTTCGTTTTCAATTGTAAAGAATGGGTATTTTTTAAATCCAAAATTCTTAGCTATTAAAACCGTTGGGAATGTTTCACACGCTGTATTATAATTTCTTACTGTACCGTTATAATACTTTCTAGCTTGAAGAATATCCCCTTCTATTTTCACCAATTCATCTTGTAATTTCATAAAATTTGTATTGGCTTTTAAATCAGGATAAGCCTCTGTCAATGCAAACAATTTTCCTAATGCTCCCGTAATCATATTTTCATTTTCGATCTTTTCCTCTGGACTAGTTGCTGACATATATCTGTTTCTTGCAGCTATTACAGCTTCTAAAGTACTTCCCTCATAATCTTTATATCCCTTAACTGTTGCAACTAAATTGGGGATAAGATCATATCTTTTTTTCAAGTATGCATCTATTGTTGAAAAAGCCTCTTCTACAAAGTTTCTTTCTCTAACAAGTCTGTTGTATGCCGAAATAATAAAAATTACTAATAATACAACAAATAAAATTAAAACTATTCCTATTGCCATCTTTCTCATCTCCATTTAATATATTTCTATCGTAACTATATTATACTCCTTTTATTTCTAAATCCTATATAAAAAAGCATAATTACACAATCAAAAGTTGTTGAAAATTAAAATGGCTTGGTAATCCAAGCCATTTTAATTTATATATGATTGTATTAACTAAATTTTATAATCCTAATTTAGCTTTTAAGCTACTTTCTAAAATAGCTGAAACATTAATCTTATTTTTTTTTGCTAAATCATTAAGCCATTTTGGTAGAGTTACATTTCTTCTAACACACTTATTATTTTCATCATCTCTAATAGGAGTCATAAAAACTTCAACTAATTGAACAAATTCACTCGAATTTACCTTTATATTTTGAGGTCTGCTAGGATGAGGAATATCTAATTCTCTAGATTCTAAAGAATATAAATATAACCCTAAACAGTCTTTAGCCATAAATAAAGCTTCCTCTAAGCTATCTCCACATGTAAATGCTCCAGGTAAATCTGGAAAAGAAACATTGAATCCTTCTTCCTCTTGTTGAAAAATTGCAGGATAAATATATCTATCTTTTTTCATTTTCATCACCTCTAAATCATATTAATATATAAAGTTAACGGGATTATTTCAATCCCGCAGCCTTCAAGATAGAAAGAAATGTCCCTTTTTTCATATCTTTTCTAGGATGAGGAACTACTATAGTTACACTTCCTTTGTAAAAAATATGATGCGAACCATTTATTCTATCTAAAATCCAACCATTATTTTTTAATAGTTGAATGAGGTCTTTTGAGTTATATGATATGTCTATTCACCTCATAAATATTATACACACAAATAATGTGTATGTCAAGGTTTGCGTACCTTTTTTAGTACTTGAAGTAAAAACTACCTTTAAATGGATAATTAATTAAAAAAAAGCTGCAGATTTTAAAATCTACAGCTTTTGGTTTTTCTTACTTATCAAGCATTGGCTTTGGTAATGGTTGAGTTGGCATTTCTGGTTGCTCTACAACTACTACTTGTTCTGCAACTACTGCCTCTTCTACCACTACTGGCTCTTGAGGTTGAGTGCTTGAACATCCTACTAAAAATAAGCTAGCAAAAAGACTTGTTAATACTAATTTTTTCATATTATTTTCCTCCCATATATATTATGTATCAATAAGATTGGATTATATCACATTTTTATTATTAAAACAATATATGAATATATTTGGGTAGAATTTTATAAAGGAAAATATAATTTTTTCAGTATTAACTTTATGGTATATAAATCTAAAGAGTCAATTCGAGGAGGAGTCTTATGAAAATATTTATTGATACTGCCAACGTAAATGAGATTAGAGAGGTTGCCAAAATGGGTTGCATCTCTGGAGTTACAACAAATCCATCTTTAATTGCCAAAGAAGGAAGAGACTTTAAGCAAGTTGTAACAGAAATTTGTGAAATTATAAATGGACCTATCAGCGCTGAAGTCATCTCTTTGAAAGCAGATGAGATGATTAGAGAAGGAATAGAACTTTCTAACATACATAGCAATATAGTTGTTAAGCTTCCTATGACAAAGGATGGATTAGAGGCTTGTAGCACTCTTTCAAATAAAGGTATTAAA harbors:
- a CDS encoding type II toxin-antitoxin system HicB family antitoxin, translated to MKKDRYIYPAIFQQEEEGFNVSFPDLPGAFTCGDSLEEALFMAKDCLGLYLYSLESRELDIPHPSRPQNIKVNSSEFVQLVEVFMTPIRDDENNKCVRRNVTLPKWLNDLAKKNKINVSAILESSLKAKLGL
- a CDS encoding type II toxin-antitoxin system HicA family toxin encodes the protein MDISYNSKDLIQLLKNNGWILDRINGSHHIFYKGSVTIVVPHPRKDMKKGTFLSILKAAGLK
- a CDS encoding LemA family protein, translating into MAIGIVLILFVVLLVIFIISAYNRLVRERNFVEEAFSTIDAYLKKRYDLIPNLVATVKGYKDYEGSTLEAVIAARNRYMSATSPEEKIENENMITGALGKLFALTEAYPDLKANTNFMKLQDELVKIEGDILQARKYYNGTVRNYNTACETFPTVLIAKNFGFKKYPFFTIENEAEKQNVKVEF